In a genomic window of Sarcophilus harrisii chromosome 4, mSarHar1.11, whole genome shotgun sequence:
- the LOC100933054 gene encoding LOW QUALITY PROTEIN: dimethylaniline monooxygenase [N-oxide-forming] 5-like (The sequence of the model RefSeq protein was modified relative to this genomic sequence to represent the inferred CDS: substituted 1 base at 1 genomic stop codon) yields the protein MPVKRVAVIGAGVSDISAIKCCLEEGLEPTCFEGSNDIGGLWRYQEKAEAGRPGIXRSLTCNTSKEMTAFSDYPFPDNYPNYLHNSKMMEYLQMYIKHFELLKHIRFLSKVCSVRKRYDFSSTGQWDVVVDADGKQEFYIFDAIMVCSGHYPNLPLKDFPGLNKLPSQKGMMADIKRTRAKLNKQFLQSPRDTSRVPYVEYMDEIASEIGVKPNVFSLFLSDPKLALEVFFGPCTPYQYRLQGPGKWAGARAAILTERERIIKPMRTRVLNCNQPPSSKLSWLLKVCLSLALFFFILVISK from the exons ATGCCAGTGAAAAGAGTTGCAGTGATTGGAGCTGGGGTCAGTGATATAAGTGCCATTAAGTGCTGTTTAGAAGAAGGACTAGAACCTACCTGCTTTGAAGGAAGCAATGACATTGGAGGACTCTGGAGATACCAG GAAAAAGCAGAAGCAGGGAGACCCGGTATTTAGAGATCTCTGACCTGCAATACATCTAAGGAGATGACAGCCTTCAGTGATTATCCTTTTCCTGATAATTATCCCAATTACTTGCACAATTCCAAAATGATGGAATACTTACAAATGTACATCAAGCATTTTGAACTTCTGAAGCATATTCGTTTCCTG TCAAAGGTATGCAGTGTAAGGAAGCGCTATGATTTCTCTTCCACTGGCCAGTGGGATGTTGTGGTAGATGCTGATGGGAAGCAGGAATTCTACATCTTTGATGCCATCATGGTTTGCAGTGGCCATTACCCTAATTTGCCACTAAAAGACTTCCCAG GATTGAACAAATTACCTTCACAGAAAGGTATGATGGCAGACATTAAACGGACCAGAGCCAAGCTAAACAAACA gtttttGCAAAGCCCACGTGATACTAGTCGAGTACCATATGTTGAATACATGGATGAAATTGCTTCTGAAATCGGTGTCAAACCAAatgtgttttctctctttctcagtgATCCCAAGCTGGCCTTGGAAGTTTTCTTTGGTCCCTGCACCCCATACCAGTACCGCCTGCAGGGACCTGGGAAATGGGCTGGGGCGAGGGCAGCCATCCTCACTGAAAGGGAACGAATTATCAAACCTATGAGGACACGGGTTCTCAACTGTAACCAGCCTCCATCCTCTAAGTTGTCTTGGCTGTTAAAAGTCTGCCTTAGcctagctttatttttctttattttagtaaTTAGTAAATAG